The following proteins come from a genomic window of Methylorubrum populi:
- a CDS encoding DUF6460 domain-containing protein: MTGDHETRRRPLEPGAYPADPRYGQPRRRSGLNRFLGGSPAAVFVKLLFLSVLVGAVMAMFGLTPGLLFWQIYDLTRSLIDLGLDTFHDFGRWILAGAAVVVPIWLIARLLTVSRER, encoded by the coding sequence ATGACCGGCGATCACGAGACGCGGCGGCGCCCGCTCGAGCCCGGCGCCTACCCGGCCGATCCGCGTTACGGCCAGCCGCGCCGCCGCTCCGGGCTCAACCGCTTTCTCGGCGGCTCGCCGGCGGCTGTGTTCGTGAAGCTGCTGTTCCTGTCCGTGCTCGTCGGCGCCGTGATGGCGATGTTCGGCCTGACGCCGGGCCTGCTGTTCTGGCAGATCTACGATCTGACGCGCTCGCTGATCGACCTCGGGCTCGACACCTTCCACGATTTCGGCCGCTGGATCCTCGCCGGTGCGGCGGTGGTGGTGCCGATCTGGCTCATCGCCCGCCTGCTGACGGTGTCGCGCGAGCGCTGA
- a CDS encoding alpha/beta hydrolase, with translation MIDHALFDPATIDAETKALNAEIVAAHAAQADPWSLPIEEVRARRRAGTQASPAMPRSPRAEILTIEGPGGPLDLRVIRPQGKARGAYLHIHRGGWVWGAADEQDPWLERIADTCGFVCLSVEYRLAPEHPYPAALEDCEAAALWLAGPGKAELGIHALTIGGESVGAHLAVMTLLRLRDRHGLPRAFRGANLNAGFYDLGLTPSVRLWGDERLVINTTDLKRFADGYVREGIDRRRPDVSPLYADLKGLPPALFTVGTADPLLDDTLYMSARWAAANNGGHTAVYAGGCHIFVRYPGALTERALELIDRFLMALA, from the coding sequence ATGATCGACCACGCTCTGTTCGACCCGGCGACCATCGATGCCGAGACGAAGGCGCTCAACGCCGAGATCGTGGCCGCTCACGCCGCGCAGGCCGATCCGTGGTCGCTGCCGATCGAGGAGGTGCGAGCGCGGCGGCGCGCGGGAACGCAGGCCTCCCCCGCCATGCCGCGCAGCCCGCGCGCCGAAATCCTGACCATCGAGGGGCCGGGCGGCCCGCTCGACCTCCGCGTCATCCGCCCGCAAGGCAAGGCGCGCGGTGCCTACCTCCACATCCATCGCGGCGGCTGGGTCTGGGGCGCGGCCGACGAGCAGGATCCCTGGCTCGAGCGCATCGCCGACACCTGCGGCTTCGTCTGCCTCTCGGTGGAGTACCGGCTGGCGCCGGAGCACCCCTATCCGGCGGCCCTGGAGGATTGCGAGGCGGCGGCCCTCTGGCTCGCCGGCCCCGGCAAGGCGGAGCTCGGCATCCACGCGCTGACCATCGGCGGCGAATCCGTCGGCGCGCATCTCGCGGTGATGACGCTCCTGCGTCTGCGCGATCGGCACGGCCTGCCCCGCGCCTTCCGCGGCGCCAACCTCAATGCCGGCTTCTACGATCTCGGCCTGACCCCAAGCGTGCGGCTGTGGGGCGACGAGCGCCTCGTCATCAACACCACCGACCTCAAGCGCTTCGCCGACGGATACGTGCGCGAGGGCATCGACCGGCGCCGGCCCGACGTGTCGCCGCTCTACGCCGACCTGAAGGGCCTGCCGCCGGCGCTGTTTACGGTCGGCACCGCCGACCCGCTCTTGGACGACACGCTCTACATGTCGGCCCGCTGGGCCGCGGCCAACAATGGCGGCCACACAGCGGTCTATGCCGGCGGCTGCCAC
- a CDS encoding response regulator, with amino-acid sequence MTENPPELPVVLLVEDDGLLLMEASDTLAEAGFNVLEAHHADKALDVLQDRPDVEVLMTDVDMPMGSMDGFALARVVAHRWPDIPVLIVSGMGTPGPGDMPEGARFIPKPYAPTMLVRTLKACLKRAA; translated from the coding sequence ATGACAGAGAACCCGCCAGAGTTGCCCGTCGTCCTCCTCGTCGAAGATGACGGCCTGCTCCTGATGGAGGCCTCCGACACGCTGGCGGAGGCCGGGTTCAACGTCCTCGAAGCGCACCACGCCGACAAGGCCCTCGACGTGCTTCAGGACCGGCCCGACGTCGAGGTCCTGATGACCGACGTCGATATGCCGATGGGCTCGATGGACGGCTTCGCCCTGGCCCGCGTCGTCGCCCATCGCTGGCCGGACATCCCGGTGCTGATCGTCTCCGGCATGGGGACGCCCGGTCCCGGCGACATGCCGGAAGGGGCCCGCTTCATCCCGAAGCCCTACGCACCGACCATGCTGGTGCGGACCCTCAAGGCCTGCCTCAAGCGCGCCGCCTGA
- a CDS encoding heterodisulfide reductase-related iron-sulfur binding cluster, which yields MQTNFAPEQLADPAMAASEKILRTCVHCGFCTATCPTYLLLGDELDSPRGRIYLIKDMLEGGKPASREVVKHVDRCLSCLSCMTTCPSGVHYMHLVDHARTHIEKTYRRPFSDRALRALLALVLPYPNRFRLALLAAKVGAPFRPLVARLPRVGNRLAAMLDLAPAQLPNRNRTDRPGTFPADTSAQEISTLFQTGEDKAPAPRRGRVALLRGCAQSVLRPDFNEAAIRLLNRHGVEVVLPKGEGCCGALTHHMGREDSAHGHAKRTIDAWIAEMDGPGLDAIVVTASGCGTTIKDYGFMFRDDPAYAEKAARVSAIAKDVTEYMAEIGLLPPVEDTDLVVAYHSACSMQHGQAIRTEPKNLLKKAGFTVKDVPEGHICCGSAGTYNILQPEIAARLRDRKVANIERVKPDLIATGNIGCATQIGKGTDIPILHTVELLDWATGGPRPEALAHLPDRPAAARAYA from the coding sequence GTGCAGACCAATTTCGCTCCCGAGCAGCTCGCCGACCCCGCCATGGCGGCCTCGGAGAAGATCCTGCGAACCTGTGTCCATTGCGGGTTCTGCACCGCGACTTGCCCGACCTATCTTCTGCTCGGCGATGAGCTCGATTCACCGCGCGGGCGCATCTATCTGATCAAGGACATGCTGGAGGGCGGCAAGCCGGCCAGCCGCGAGGTGGTCAAGCACGTCGACCGCTGTCTCTCCTGCCTCTCCTGCATGACGACCTGCCCGTCGGGGGTGCATTACATGCACCTCGTCGATCACGCCCGCACCCATATCGAGAAGACCTACAGGCGCCCGTTCTCCGACCGTGCCCTGCGGGCTCTGCTGGCCCTGGTCCTGCCCTACCCGAACCGCTTCCGGCTGGCGCTGCTCGCGGCCAAGGTCGGAGCGCCGTTCCGGCCTCTCGTCGCCCGGCTGCCGCGGGTCGGCAACCGGCTCGCGGCGATGCTCGACCTTGCTCCCGCGCAGCTGCCGAACCGCAACCGCACCGACCGGCCCGGCACCTTCCCCGCCGATACCTCGGCGCAGGAGATCAGCACGCTTTTCCAGACCGGCGAGGACAAGGCGCCGGCGCCCCGTCGCGGCCGGGTCGCGCTGCTGCGCGGCTGCGCCCAGAGCGTGCTGCGGCCGGACTTCAACGAGGCGGCGATCCGCCTGCTCAACCGCCACGGCGTCGAGGTGGTCCTGCCCAAGGGCGAGGGCTGCTGCGGCGCGCTGACCCACCATATGGGCCGCGAGGACTCCGCCCACGGCCACGCCAAGCGCACCATCGACGCCTGGATCGCCGAGATGGACGGGCCCGGCCTCGACGCCATCGTCGTCACGGCGTCGGGCTGCGGCACGACGATCAAGGATTACGGCTTCATGTTCCGCGACGACCCGGCCTATGCCGAGAAGGCGGCGCGCGTGTCGGCGATCGCCAAGGACGTCACCGAGTACATGGCCGAGATCGGGCTGCTGCCGCCGGTCGAGGATACCGACCTCGTCGTCGCCTACCATTCCGCCTGCTCGATGCAGCACGGGCAGGCGATCCGGACCGAGCCGAAGAACCTCCTCAAGAAGGCGGGCTTCACCGTGAAGGACGTGCCGGAAGGGCATATCTGCTGCGGCTCGGCCGGCACCTACAACATCCTCCAGCCAGAGATCGCCGCGCGCCTGCGCGACCGCAAGGTCGCCAATATCGAGCGCGTGAAGCCGGACCTGATCGCCACCGGCAATATCGGTTGCGCCACCCAGATTGGGAAAGGCACCGACATCCCGATCCTGCACACCGTCGAACTGCTCGACTGGGCGACCGGCGGCCCGCGTCCGGAGGCGCTGGCGCATCTGCCGGACCGCCCGGCGGCCGCCCGAGCGTACGCGTAA